One Brassica napus cultivar Da-Ae chromosome C4, Da-Ae, whole genome shotgun sequence genomic region harbors:
- the LOC125585574 gene encoding nudix hydrolase 1-like, translated as MFQSIKNKTPLLKSKSRQELFPLRPKKMETVGEATPRVAVVVFVVKGNSVLLGKRRSSIGNSTFALPGGHLEFGESFEGCAAREVMEETGLEIEKMKLLTVTNNVFKEAPKPSHYVTVFMRATLVDPNQDPENMEPEKCEGWDWYDWLNLPTPLFWPLEKMVKSCFNPFSD; from the exons ATGTTTCAGTCAATAAAAAACAAAACGCCATTATTAAAAAGCAAATCGCGACAAGAATTGTTTCCACTAAGACCGAAAAAAATGGAGACAGTAGGAGAAGCGACACCGAGAGTCGCCGTGGTAGTTTTCGTCGTCAAAGGAAACTCGGTGTTGTTAGGGAAGCGCCGCTCATCAATCGGAAACTCAACCTTCGCTCTACCCGGCGGCCACCTCGAATTCG GAGAGAGCTTCGAAGGATGCGCAGCGAGAGAAGTGATGGAAGAAACGGGACTAGAGATAGAGAAGATGAAGCTCTTGACTGTCACAAACAACGTCTTCAAAGAAGCACCGAAGCCATCTCACTACGTCACTGTGTTCATGCGTGCGACGCTTGTGGATCCGAATCAGGACCCGGAGAATATGGAGCCCGAGAAGTGTGAAGGGTGGGACTGGTACGATTGGTTGAATCTCCCAACGCCTTTGTTCTGGCCGCTTGAGAAAATGGTCAAAAGCTGTTTCAATCCTTTTTCTGATTAA
- the LOC106420363 gene encoding protein IDA, with protein MVHSSLTIPLFSPHLFPIKYTHMFIYRHTLPHYSFHSLLRKLVKFKKTKREENIHYQMAPCRTMVLLCLVLFLAASSTSTRIGVTTMEMKNKKSLGFKHSYIFGYLPKGVPIPPSAPFNRHNSLVDSLPH; from the coding sequence ATGGTTCACTCCTCTCTTACCATTCCACTCTTTTCGCCACACTTATTTCCCATCAAATACACACACATGTTTATATATAGACATACACTTCCACATTATTCATTTCATTCATTACTTAGAAAGCTAGTGAaattcaagaaaacaaaaagagaggaAAACATTCATTACCAAATGGCTCCGTGTCGTACGATGGTTTTGCTTTGTCTTGTTCTGTTTCTGGCGGCGAGTAGTACCTCTACAAGAATTGGAGTCACCACCATGGAGATGAAGAATAAGAAGAGCTTAGGGTTTAAACACAGCTATATTTTTGGTTACTTGCCCAAAGGAGTTCCCATTCCTCCTTCTGCTCCTTTTAATAGACATAACTCTCTTGTTGACTCCCTTCCTCATTGA